Proteins co-encoded in one Uloborus diversus isolate 005 chromosome 9, Udiv.v.3.1, whole genome shotgun sequence genomic window:
- the LOC129229516 gene encoding glycolipid transfer protein-like — MFFSDVTHFPEIEDGRIEILTFLDACRGIVRFIELLGTVFSPVKNDILGNIEKLNTIRMGNKEKFLTLNDIVEYELENSKENVGIDALLWLKRALEYMNVFLTCLVNDSKENICTDNLVPYFNKAYEEKLKPYHGWLVQKLFGIMVHAAPSRKSLLQLLAGEIEFAVEDEILADIENFIQGLGSNLEVINSIYKRYDIDSNAKV; from the exons ATGTTTTTCTCTGATGTTACTCACTTTCCTGAAATTGAAGATGGGCGTATtgaaatacttacatttttgGATGCATGTCGTGGTATAGTTCGTTTCATAG aacttctaGGAACTGTTTTCTCTCctgtgaaaaatgatattttgggTAACATTGAG aaactaaacaCTATACGAATGGGTAATAAAGAGAAGTTTCTGACCTTGAATGATATAGTTGAATATGAGttagaaaattcaaaagaaaatgttggaattgaTGCTCTTTTATGGCTTAAAAg AGCCTTAGAATACATGAATGTTTTCCTTACTTGCCTAGTAAATGATAGTAAAGAAAATATCTGTACAGACAATCTAGTTCCTTACTTCAATAAAGcatatgaagaaaaattgaaGCCTTATCATGGGTGGCtggttcaaaaactttttggg ATAATGGTGCATGCAGCACCTTCAAGGAAATCCCTTCTGCAGTTATTGGCCGGAGAGATTGAATTTGCAGTAGAAGATGAAATACTTGCAGATATTGAGAATTTTATTCAAGGACTTGGTTCTAATCTGGAAGTTATAAACAGCATTTATAAAAGATATGATATTGATTCCAATGCAAAAGTGTAG